One Candidatus Eisenbacteria bacterium genomic window, AAAGCGGTCCGCCAGTGACGCGAGCCGCGTGACGGGAGAGACGCGAGGATGAGAACCGACGTCAAGACCGAGGAACGAGCCGGCGGCGAGTCCGCACGACCGGCCCCGAGCCCGCGGCCGATGCGTGAGGAGGATCTGCTGCGGTTCGTCTGGGATGCCGATCCGCAGATCTCTCCCGATGGCGGGCGCGTGGCGTTCACCCGCGTCTGGGTGGACGCCGAAGCGGACGAATACCGCACCCAGGTGTGGATCGCGGGGTCGGGCACGGAGGCGCGCCCGTGGACGTCGGGTCTCTACGATTCCCAGCCGCGCTGGTCGCCCGACGGCCGCTGGCTCGCCTTCGTGCGCAAGAGCGAATCGGGGAAGCCGGGGCAGATCCACCTGCTGCCGACGGGGGGCGGCGAAGCCACACGGCTCACCACGCTCGAAGGCGGCGCCGCGGAGCCGGCGTGGTCGCCCGACGGCAGCCGTCTCGTGTTCGTGAGCCCGCACAACCCGGTGCTCGATGCTCCGGATCACAAGAAACCCAAGAACGAGCCGGCCCGCGTGATCACCAAGCCCGTGTTCCGTGAGAACGATCTGGGCTTCCACGACGAGCAGCGCAAGGATCACCTGTGGATCGTCGAGCGCGAGAGTCGCGCGGTGCGCGCGCTGACGACGGGACTCCACGCGGAGAGCGGGCCACGCTGGTCGCGTGACGGGCGCTCGATCTATTTCGTCTCCGATCGGCGCGAAGAGCCGTGGTTCGGTCCCGAGGAGAGCAAGCTCTGGGCGGTGCCGCCCGATGTCGAGACGCCGACCGAGGGCGACGCCATGAAGCTCGTCGTCGACGCTCCGGGCGGAATCATGGCGTGGACGGAGGGACTGGACGGAACCATCGCGTTCATCACCACCCGCTTCGACGGGCCGCGCAGCTACGAGCAGCCGGAGCTCTGGCTGGCGCGCGGGCAGGGGCCGCGCCGCGAGCTCTTGCGGCTCGCCTCCGGCTACGACTTCCCGTTTGCCGAGGCGATCAACTCCGATCAGCATCCGCCACGCGGCGGAGGCGCCTGCCCGCTGGCCCTGCTCGACTCCGAGGTGGTGACCCGGGTCGGCAAGCATGGATCGTCGCTGATGGTGCGGGTGTGCGGGGAAGAGGTCACCGAGCTGACGGCCGCGGGGCAGGACGTGATCGCCGGCACCGTGAGCGCCGATGGCAAGCGCTGGGCGCTCACGATCGGGAACCCATCCTCGCCCTGCGTCCTCTACGTCTTCGATCCCGGCACGCGAGCGCTGGAGGTTCTCCATCGGCCGAATCCGTGGCTCTCCGAGATCGCGCTCGGCGAGGTCGAGGAGCTCTGGTATCCGTCGTTCGACGGCACCCGCATCCAGGCGTGGCTGGTGAAGCCGGTGACCCCGCGCGAAGGCGAGCGCGCGCCGCTGGTGCTGGAGATCCATGGCGGGCCGCACACCGCGTACGGGTTCGGCTTCTTCCACGAGTTCCACGTTCTGGCGGGAGCGGGCTACTCCGTGCTCTGCACCAACCCGCGCGGCAGCACCACCTACGGCCAGGCGTTCGCGAACGTGATCCAGTACCGCTTCCCGGACGAGGACGCACGCGACCTGATGGCGGGCGTCGACCATCTCATCGAGCAAGGTCGCGCCGACGCCGATCGGCTCGGCGTCACCGGTGGGAGCGGCGGAGGCCTCCTGACCAACTGGCTCGTCGCCCAGACGCCGCGGTTCAAGGCGGCGGTGACCCAGCGCTGCGTCTCCGACTGGGCGGCGTTCTACTACAGCGCGGACTTCGCGATGTTCACGCCGTTCTGGTTCCGCAAGCCGCCCTTCGAGGACCCGGAGGACTATCGCGATCGCTCGCCGATCACCTTCGCCTCGCGGATCACCACGCCGCTGATGGTGATCCACAGCGAGGAGGACTGGCGCACCCCGATCGGCCAGGGCGAAGCGATGTTCCGCGCGCTCAAGCAGCAGCGGAAGCCCACGGTGATGATCCGCTTCCCCGGCGAGAGCCACGAGCTCTCGCGCAGCGGCGCGCCGTCGCGCCGGGTGCAGAACCAGCAGCACATCCGCCGCTGGTTCGACCGCTGGCTGCTCAACAAGCCGGCGCCGGAGTACGGCGTGTGAAGTGATGCGGCTCGACCCGGGAGCCATCGGCCTCAGCGGTTGGCTCTTCCTCTTCTTCCACGGCACCTACATCCCGTGGAAGGCGTGGAGGACCAAG contains:
- a CDS encoding S9 family peptidase, giving the protein MRTDVKTEERAGGESARPAPSPRPMREEDLLRFVWDADPQISPDGGRVAFTRVWVDAEADEYRTQVWIAGSGTEARPWTSGLYDSQPRWSPDGRWLAFVRKSESGKPGQIHLLPTGGGEATRLTTLEGGAAEPAWSPDGSRLVFVSPHNPVLDAPDHKKPKNEPARVITKPVFRENDLGFHDEQRKDHLWIVERESRAVRALTTGLHAESGPRWSRDGRSIYFVSDRREEPWFGPEESKLWAVPPDVETPTEGDAMKLVVDAPGGIMAWTEGLDGTIAFITTRFDGPRSYEQPELWLARGQGPRRELLRLASGYDFPFAEAINSDQHPPRGGGACPLALLDSEVVTRVGKHGSSLMVRVCGEEVTELTAAGQDVIAGTVSADGKRWALTIGNPSSPCVLYVFDPGTRALEVLHRPNPWLSEIALGEVEELWYPSFDGTRIQAWLVKPVTPREGERAPLVLEIHGGPHTAYGFGFFHEFHVLAGAGYSVLCTNPRGSTTYGQAFANVIQYRFPDEDARDLMAGVDHLIEQGRADADRLGVTGGSGGGLLTNWLVAQTPRFKAAVTQRCVSDWAAFYYSADFAMFTPFWFRKPPFEDPEDYRDRSPITFASRITTPLMVIHSEEDWRTPIGQGEAMFRALKQQRKPTVMIRFPGESHELSRSGAPSRRVQNQQHIRRWFDRWLLNKPAPEYGV